The proteins below are encoded in one region of Purpureocillium takamizusanense chromosome 11, complete sequence:
- a CDS encoding uncharacterized protein (COG:J~EggNog:ENOG503P3I0): MAGLIDPTVAGKYPVILGEGLLGKTSNDIFTGIRYNHKPTLSSSDGPAQARLRPSFPGKTTSYDLSFNDGDDKYAYTGTRSVDDNQYVLHFDPERKAFILDKIDSTFNMNITRMPGNSDPAKLSRQFPHLDSEASELANTGENKVAKAKPAAKATATPVTVAQPKPKRKADKKQQQQKDIELSLPKPEPVKEKKITKRIDEDEEEEDDDDDGGLLIEYPGGETAAKHNDFSPAFPPPRRFDDFMDQRDSEGDADGESDDEPDMDFKLPSPVNNHASRPEPMDEDDAEEPQAEEPASMDMENDLEKEMEMAFGDLENGQEGSPDGDESEISEED; this comes from the exons atggctggaTTGATCGATCCGACTGTGGCCGGCAAGTACcccgtcatcctcggcgagggcctgctcggcAAGACGTCCAACGACATCTTTACTGGCATTCGCT ACAATCACAAGCCGAcgctgtcgtcgagcgacGGTCCGGCGCAAGCCCGCCTGCGCCCGTCATTCCCGGGCAAGACCACTTCGTACGATCTCTCCttcaacgacggcgacgacaaatATGCGTACACCGGAACCCGGAGTGTTGACGACAATCAGTATGTCCTGCACTTTGATCCGGAGCGCAAGGCGTTCATTCTCGACAAGATCGACTCGACATTCAACATGAACATCACCCGTATGCCCGGCAACTCCGATCCTGCCAAGCTCAGCAGACAATTCCCCCACCTCGATAGCGAAGCATCAGAACTCGCGAATACAGGCGAGAACAAGGTCGCAAAGGCGAAGCCGGCTGCGAAGGCGACGGCTACTCCCGTAACCGTTGCTcagccgaagccgaagcgcaaggccgacaagaagcagcagcagcagaaagACATCGAGCTCTCGCTACCAAAGCCCGAGCCGGTAAAAGAGAAGAAAATCACAAAGCGCattgacgaagacgaggaggaagaagatgacgacgacgacggtggtctGCTGATTGAGTACCCTGGCGGAGAGACGGCTGCTAAGCACAACGACTTCTCGCCGGCCTTCCCTCCGCCCCGACGCTTTGATGACTTCATGGACCAACGCGACTCGGAGGGCGATGCGGACGGTGAGAGTGATGATGAGCCGGACATGGACTTTAAGCTACCGAGCCCGGTCAACAACCACGCGTCGCGGCCAGAGCCGAtggatgaggacgacgcggAGGAGCCGCAGGCTGAGGAGCCGGCGAGCATGGACATGGAAAACGACCTGGAGAAGGAAATGGAAATGGCATTTGGGGATCTCGAAAACGGCCAGGAGGGcagccccgacggcgacgaaagCGAAATTTCCGAGGAGGACTAG
- the POP1_1 gene encoding Ribonuclease P (EggNog:ENOG503NW1U~COG:A) yields the protein MATVDDKPLTIHGGCLCESVRYTIAFPPDHDFTKACSTCQCSQCRKQTGSLIFRVQNIPLSALTWDADSTLRRYRASEGRARGFCSACGSFLFWQDESYDSIGMTVGCFDKDALRGAHGRALTYAERHLWCDAEIEGVTDHLPGDRYKFDDEDGEVVLLSPK from the exons atggCAACTGTCGACGATAAGCCGCTGACCATCCACGGCGGGTGCTTATGCGAGTCCGTCCGCTACACCATCGCCTTCCCCCCGGACCACGACTTCACCAAAGCG TGCTCAACATGCCAATGCTCCCAGTGCCGCAAGCAAACCGGCTCCCTCATCTTCCGCGTGCAAAACATCCCCCTCTCGGCGCTGACCTGGGACGCGGACTCCACGCTGCGCCGGTACCGCGCGAGCgagggccgcgcgcgcggcttCTGCTCCGCGTGCGGGAGCTTCCTCTTCTGGCAGGACGAGAGCTACGACAGCATCGGCATGACGGTCGGGTGCTTCGACAAGGACGCCCTccgcggcgcgcacggcagGGCGTTGACGTACGCGGAGAGGCATCTGTGGTGCGATGCCGAGATTGAGGGCGTGACGGACCACCTCCCGGGAGATAGGTACAagtttgacgacgaggacggcgaggtggtACTGCTCTCACCCAAGTAA
- the POP1_2 gene encoding Ribonuclease P (COG:A~BUSCO:EOG09260TPT~EggNog:ENOG503NW1U) produces MGTKPSGGGRGGSTPFDAASGRRKGASPAANGRGDALQQKRTKLHAARNVPAQPADAALKDGELDLQAFIAAREFEIKALEQSMATSKAVSTSRAFQKVPRGLRRRTASHNPKRVPRRLRARAKKEMAEDNTPVVEPRKRKPRTTKARIRAETAKRIGLLAARQRREKLKQAADPSQHGNTAETPGVTGRKPRPKIRRNQLNDPPKPHAKFRRRQINKTWLPTHLWHAKRARMTEPNSPLWRFAIPLTPNEKIYRPTHRSQGERGTMLWDMSYMSTIGLYGNSAGIERVLKRVGLLEESCWNEKGRRWRLGTRAWRGMLSKSVSDGRRQICPAIVVWNPQTPGPSDDEGSKRNQRQIFLRVHPSAFLELFNELLRLTKMENPRLYIEDLRFEIGSIELTGPASTEALLAVLTPYCTRQSPKSAHGTLFESLKGLTNPATLPANALLNFSIQDPRLRYPPRKLQVPTDSQAQTDVLKIVANWPADTGLEPSALFDRDARHTASNLPSQKSINRRKGNAAGGSFLKPTTRDPPIPVILVASRSLSPTHTQGTWTLLAPWKCILPLWYGLVHVPLVSGLNPRFGGLHEAMQVAFERGLPWFPAEYIATDSGVEWELAQRQKRKREWERRPKSKRTEWTSLNLGAGRKGEVGDGLACDFEVLFGLSKARSEDSTLSEGGIVDGDAMDIDRDKPVVSHNDKETHPLKLLRHVSRTSFDALIASPMTSMDTSNAIINVRLSLVARGVVSTCARIYRLPSTASNVASSATAEVPSTVPPNDSHVAALPHDLRKQWLALADVPSLKRKKGSKRPWPSDMEARKRALAEELIRPYTPYPSEPPNLRDVGGHPLVPDAKDLIGFVTAGSYCLTDGRGAAMGSLTAGKVLADVRDYGKEGRLCIVRNAGENVGWIARWDLL; encoded by the coding sequence atggGCACCAAACCCTCAGGcggaggccgcggcggctcgactCCCTTCGATGCCGCCTCGGGTAGGCGAAAGGGTGCCTCTCCCGCTGCCAATGGCCGGGGCGATGCCTTGCAGCAGAAGCGGACAAAGCTGCACGCAGCGCGCAACGTCCccgcgcagcccgccgaTGCAGCGCTCAAGGATGGCGAACTGGATCTGCAAGCCTTCATCGCCGCACGCGAGTTTGAAATAAAGGCCTTGGAGCAGAGCATGGCCACGTCTAAAGCCGTCAGCACAAGCCGCGCGTTCCAAAAGGTACCCCGcggcctgcgccggcggaccGCGAGCCACAACCCGAAAAGGGTTCCCCGTCGACTCCGAGCTCGAGCGAAGAAGGAGATGGCGGAGGATAACACACCTGTTGTTGAGCCCAGGAAAAGGAAACCGAGGACTACCAAAGCACGAATACGAGCCGAAACAGCCAAGCGCATTGGCCTGCTGGCAGCGAGGCAACGTCGGGAGAAGCTGAAGCAGGCTGCGGACCCTTCACAACACGGCAATACAGCCGAGACTCCAGGCGTCACGGGACGCAAGCCGAGACCTAAGATACGGCGAAACCAATTGAACGACCCGCCAAAGCCTCACGCCAAGTTTCGCAGGCGCCAGATCAACAAGACCTGGCTCCCGACTCATTTGTGGCATGCGAAGAGAGCTCGAATGACAGAGCCCAACAGTCCCCTTTGGCGGTTTGCGATACCGCTGACCCCCAATGAAAAGATATACCGGCCGACCCACCGATCACAGGGCGAACGCGGCACAATGCTTTGGGACATGAGCTACATGAGCACCATCGGGCTGTACGGCAACAGTGCTGGCATCGAAAGGGTGCTGAAAAGAGTCGGCTTACTGGAGGAATCTTGTTGGAACGAGAAAGGCAGACGATGGAGGCTGGGGACCAGAGCATGGCGAGGCATGCTCAGCAAATCTGTGAGCGATGGTCGACGCCAGATTTGCCCAGCCATCGTAGTGTGGAACCCCCAAACCCCGGGgcccagcgacgacgagggctcAAAGAGGAATCAAAGGCAGATTTTCCTCAGGGTCCATCCGTCGGCATTCCTGGAGCTCTTCAACGAACTCTTGCGGCTCACCAAGATGGAGAATCCACGGCTATATATCGAAGACCTCCGCTTCGAGATCGGGAGCATCGAGCTGACCGGCCCGGCATCAACCGAAGCGTTGCTGGCGGTTTTAACCCCTTACTGCACCAGACAGAGTCCTAAATCAGCTCACGGAACACTTTTCGAGTCCTTGAAGGGATTAACAAACCCTGCCACTCTCCCTGCGAATGCGCTTCTGAATTTTTCTATACAAGATCCGCGACTACGATACCCACCAAGGAAACTTCAAGTTCCCACAGACAGCCAGGCGCAAACAGACGTTCTTAAGATAGTGGCGAACTGGCCGGCAGATACAGGGCTCGAGCCTTCGGCCCTCTTCGACCGCGATGCCCGACACACGGCATCAAATCTCCCATCACAAAAATCGATCAACAGGCGGAAGGGCAATGCGGCCGGTGGTTCTTTCTTGAAGCCCACAACGAGGGACCCTCCCATTCCCGTCATCCTCGTGGCGTCCCGGTCACTCTCGCCTACTCACACGCAGGGTACTTGGACTCTTCTCGCACCTTGGAAATGCATACTTCCACTGTGGTATGGCTTGGTGCACGTACCCCTCGTATCGGGTCTGAACCCTCGATTCGGAGGTCTGCATGAGGCTATGCAGGTGGCGTTCGAGCGTGGGCTGCCTTGGTTTCCTGCCGAGTACATTGCAACGGATTCCGGCGTGGAGTGGgagcttgcgcagcgccagaagaggaagagggaaTGGGAAAGACGCCCAAAAAGCAAGAGAACGGAATGGACATCGCTCAACTTGGGCGCAGGAAGAAAAGGCGAGGTGGGAGACGGCTTGGCCTGCGACTTTGAGGTGCTCTTCGGCCTCTCCAAGGCACGGAGCGAAGACTCCACCTTGTCAGAAGGAGGCATTGTGgatggcgacgccatggaTATTGACCGAGACAAGCCAGTGGTATCGCACAACGACAAAGAGACGCACCCTCTCAAGCTCTTGCGACACGTGAGCAGGACATCGTTCGATGCCCTGATCGCATCACCCATGACCTCCATGGACACGTCAAACGCTATCATCAACGTCAGGCTATCTCTTGTCGCCCGTGGAGTTGTCTCAACCTGCGCCAGGATATACCGACTTCCGTCAACGGCATCCAATGTTGCCAGTTCTGCCACAGCAGAAGTACCATCGACGGTCCCGCCGAACGATTCACACGTAGCCGCCCTTCCGCACGACCTACGGAAGCAATGGCTTGCTCTCGCCGATGTACCCTCTTTGAAAAGGAAAAAGGGTTCGAAacggccgtggccctcggATATGGAAGCCCGAAAGCGAGCCCTCGCGGAAGAACTCATTAGGCCATATACGCCATACCCCTCGGAGCCACCGAACCTACGCGATGTTGGCGGCCACCCGCTGGTACCAGACGCAAAGGACCTGATAGGGTTCGTTACTGCGGGATCGTACTGCCTCACAGACGGCCGAGGTGCCGCCATGGGCAGCCTAACCGCCGGCAAGGTGCTGGCGGATGTAAGAGACTACggaaaggaaggaaggcTTTGCATTGTAAGGAATGCCGGCGAGAATGTCGGCTGGATCGCGCGGTGGGATTTGCTGTAG
- a CDS encoding uncharacterized protein (COG:S~EggNog:ENOG503P048), giving the protein MASLIGKARKPKFELHLKIFDLNNVPLAVGSSYVKWHLTHSMHAEHRGRTSKCPIANHKVDFGFSKVISSVRISIDKNNNLTECPIELEVVQEFIGSEKTVLGNVRLNLSEYVEESEAYGRDIASLPRKRSNSVAISPTSAAPSEPLQARTADDGIVRRYLMQDSKVNCTLKVGILMIQMDGERNYIAPPLRTAPVFGGIAGFMGPEQAEDETGRESTRMNHGSISLTILLQRCQASPKVGTCRRSRTCIVVPWPPPGHASRANFPRMSVLKTYFLAAMDGRRSGTTAQPQTATLRTI; this is encoded by the exons ATGGCCTCGTTGA TTGGCAAGGCTCGAAAG CCCAAGTTTGAGTTACACCTCAAG ATATTCGACCTGAACAATGTGCCATTGGCGGTTGGCAGCTCCTACGTCAAATGGCACCTTACCCATTCCATGCATGCGGAGCACCGCGGCCGCACGTCCAAATGTCCCATCGCGAACCACAAGGTCGACTTCGGCTTCAGCAAAGTCATTTCCTCCGTGCGCATCTCCATTGACAAGAACAACAACCTCACAGAATGCCCCATCGAGCTGGAGGTTGTACAAGAGTTCATCGGGTCCGAGAAAACGGTTCTGGGAAATGTCAGACTTAACTTGAGTGAATACGTCGAGGAGAGCGAAGCATATGGGCGGGACATTGCGTCCCTCCCTCGGAAACGAAGTAACAGCGTCGCCATCAGCCCAACGTCCGCTGCACCAAGTGAGCCGCTACAGGCACGGACAGCGGACGATGGTATCGTGAGGCGATACCTCATGCAGGACAGCAAGGTCAACTGCACTCTTAAAGTCGGCATACTCATGATTCAGATGGACGGCGAGAGGAACTACATTGCTCCTCCGCTGAGAACAGCCCCGGTATTTGGCGGCATCGCAGGGTTTATGGGTCCAGAGCAAGCCGAAGACGAGACTGGACGTGAGTCAACCAGAATGAATCATGGATCTATATCGCTGACAATCCTGCTCCAGCGCTGCCAAGCATCTCCAAAGGTAGGGACTTGTCGGAGGTCCAGGACTTGTATCGTCGTACCCTGGCCGCCTCCTGGTCACGCCAGCCGAGCGAACTTCCCGCGGATGAGTGTATTGAAGACATATTTTCTGGCGGCAATGGATGGAAGACGAAGCGGGACCACAGCGCAGCCCCAGACAGCGACATTGAGGACGATCTAG
- a CDS encoding uncharacterized protein (COG:S~EggNog:ENOG503P048) translates to MASLIGKARKPKFELHLKIFDLNNVPLAVGSSYVKWHLTHSMHAEHRGRTSKCPIANHKVDFGFSKVISSVRISIDKNNNLTECPIELEVVQEFIGSEKTVLGNVRLNLSEYVEESEAYGRDIASLPRKRSNSVAISPTSAAPSEPLQARTADDGIVRRYLMQDSKVNCTLKVGILMIQMDGERNYIAPPLRTAPVFGGIAGFMGPEQAEDETGPLPSISKGRDLSEVQDLYRRTLAASWSRQPSELPADECIEDIFSGGNGWKTKRDHSAAPDSDIEDDLDGNHGTLRPSDFRRLAFQEHGRHNRNNSHHRRTQSASSDKSASTVTGRGSGSGSGGGGGGGGRKRGVRIAREDSREARDDDAGSMRSGSMGSLAPTLGSSSDGDRRGDTGMRRAREVGEFDLRDDLVAWKLPSVAT, encoded by the exons ATGGCCTCGTTGA TTGGCAAGGCTCGAAAG CCCAAGTTTGAGTTACACCTCAAG ATATTCGACCTGAACAATGTGCCATTGGCGGTTGGCAGCTCCTACGTCAAATGGCACCTTACCCATTCCATGCATGCGGAGCACCGCGGCCGCACGTCCAAATGTCCCATCGCGAACCACAAGGTCGACTTCGGCTTCAGCAAAGTCATTTCCTCCGTGCGCATCTCCATTGACAAGAACAACAACCTCACAGAATGCCCCATCGAGCTGGAGGTTGTACAAGAGTTCATCGGGTCCGAGAAAACGGTTCTGGGAAATGTCAGACTTAACTTGAGTGAATACGTCGAGGAGAGCGAAGCATATGGGCGGGACATTGCGTCCCTCCCTCGGAAACGAAGTAACAGCGTCGCCATCAGCCCAACGTCCGCTGCACCAAGTGAGCCGCTACAGGCACGGACAGCGGACGATGGTATCGTGAGGCGATACCTCATGCAGGACAGCAAGGTCAACTGCACTCTTAAAGTCGGCATACTCATGATTCAGATGGACGGCGAGAGGAACTACATTGCTCCTCCGCTGAGAACAGCCCCGGTATTTGGCGGCATCGCAGGGTTTATGGGTCCAGAGCAAGCCGAAGACGAGACTGGAC CGCTGCCAAGCATCTCCAAAGGTAGGGACTTGTCGGAGGTCCAGGACTTGTATCGTCGTACCCTGGCCGCCTCCTGGTCACGCCAGCCGAGCGAACTTCCCGCGGATGAGTGTATTGAAGACATATTTTCTGGCGGCAATGGATGGAAGACGAAGCGGGACCACAGCGCAGCCCCAGACAGCGACATTGAGGACGATCTAGATGGCAACCACGGCACACTCCGACCCAGCGACTTTCGGCGGCTCGCTTTCCAAGAGCATGGCCGCCACAATCGAAATAacagccaccaccgccgcaccCAGAGCGCGTCGAGTGATAAAAGCGCCTCAACTGTTACTGGGCGAGGATCGGGATCTGgttctggcggcggcggcggcggcggcggacgcaaGCGTGGCGTGCGTATCGCTCGTGAGGATAGTCGAGAGGcccgagacgacgatgccgggaGCATGAGGAGTGGGAGTATGGGGAGTCTGGCGCCAACCCTGGGGAGCAGTAGCGACGGAGATCGAAGAGGCGACACTGGGATGAGGCGGGCCAGGGAAGTGGGTGAGTTTGACCTGAGGGATGATTTGGTGGCGTGGAAACTGCCGAGCGTTGCCACGTAG
- a CDS encoding uncharacterized protein (COG:S~EggNog:ENOG503P048): protein MHFLPIVGKARKPKFELHLKIFDLNNVPLAVGSSYVKWHLTHSMHAEHRGRTSKCPIANHKVDFGFSKVISSVRISIDKNNNLTECPIELEVVQEFIGSEKTVLGNVRLNLSEYVEESEAYGRDIASLPRKRSNSVAISPTSAAPSEPLQARTADDGIVRRYLMQDSKVNCTLKVGILMIQMDGERNYIAPPLRTAPVFGGIAGFMGPEQAEDETGPLPSISKGRDLSEVQDLYRRTLAASWSRQPSELPADECIEDIFSGGNGWKTKRDHSAAPDSDIEDDLDGNHGTLRPSDFRRLAFQEHGRHNRNNSHHRRTQSASSDKSASTVTGRGSGSGSGGGGGGGGRKRGVRIAREDSREARDDDAGSMRSGSMGSLAPTLGSSSDGDRRGDTGMRRAREVGEFDLRDDLVAWKLPSVAT, encoded by the exons ATGCATTTCCTGCCAATAGTTGGCAAGGCTCGAAAG CCCAAGTTTGAGTTACACCTCAAG ATATTCGACCTGAACAATGTGCCATTGGCGGTTGGCAGCTCCTACGTCAAATGGCACCTTACCCATTCCATGCATGCGGAGCACCGCGGCCGCACGTCCAAATGTCCCATCGCGAACCACAAGGTCGACTTCGGCTTCAGCAAAGTCATTTCCTCCGTGCGCATCTCCATTGACAAGAACAACAACCTCACAGAATGCCCCATCGAGCTGGAGGTTGTACAAGAGTTCATCGGGTCCGAGAAAACGGTTCTGGGAAATGTCAGACTTAACTTGAGTGAATACGTCGAGGAGAGCGAAGCATATGGGCGGGACATTGCGTCCCTCCCTCGGAAACGAAGTAACAGCGTCGCCATCAGCCCAACGTCCGCTGCACCAAGTGAGCCGCTACAGGCACGGACAGCGGACGATGGTATCGTGAGGCGATACCTCATGCAGGACAGCAAGGTCAACTGCACTCTTAAAGTCGGCATACTCATGATTCAGATGGACGGCGAGAGGAACTACATTGCTCCTCCGCTGAGAACAGCCCCGGTATTTGGCGGCATCGCAGGGTTTATGGGTCCAGAGCAAGCCGAAGACGAGACTGGAC CGCTGCCAAGCATCTCCAAAGGTAGGGACTTGTCGGAGGTCCAGGACTTGTATCGTCGTACCCTGGCCGCCTCCTGGTCACGCCAGCCGAGCGAACTTCCCGCGGATGAGTGTATTGAAGACATATTTTCTGGCGGCAATGGATGGAAGACGAAGCGGGACCACAGCGCAGCCCCAGACAGCGACATTGAGGACGATCTAGATGGCAACCACGGCACACTCCGACCCAGCGACTTTCGGCGGCTCGCTTTCCAAGAGCATGGCCGCCACAATCGAAATAacagccaccaccgccgcaccCAGAGCGCGTCGAGTGATAAAAGCGCCTCAACTGTTACTGGGCGAGGATCGGGATCTGgttctggcggcggcggcggcggcggcggacgcaaGCGTGGCGTGCGTATCGCTCGTGAGGATAGTCGAGAGGcccgagacgacgatgccgggaGCATGAGGAGTGGGAGTATGGGGAGTCTGGCGCCAACCCTGGGGAGCAGTAGCGACGGAGATCGAAGAGGCGACACTGGGATGAGGCGGGCCAGGGAAGTGGGTGAGTTTGACCTGAGGGATGATTTGGTGGCGTGGAAACTGCCGAGCGTTGCCACGTAG
- the SSZ1 gene encoding Hsp70 protein that interacts with Zuo1p (COG:O~EggNog:ENOG503NWWV): MSESRGAKPGPEPADRVVIGITFGNSNSSIAYTVDDKAEVIANEDGDRQIPTVLSYVDGDEYYGTQAKAFLVRNPTNTIAYFRDFLGKEFKSIDPTHCHAAAHPQDTNGTVSFSVQDKAGEESASSVSISEASTRYLRRLVGSASDYLGKKVTSAVISVPTNFNDKQREALIKGANDADIEVLQLISDPVSAVLAYDARPEANIQDKIVVVADLGGTRSDVAVVASRGGMYTILATAHDYEFAGVHLDQVLMDHFAKEFMKKHTADPRENAKSLAKLRQEAEATKKSLSLGTNAQFSVESLADGIDFSTTINRIRYEMVGRKVFEGFNRLVESVIKKAGLDVLDVDEVIMCGGTSHTPRIANNFRGIFPETTTILAPATSPIAINPSELLARGAGLQASLIQEYEAGDIEQSTHPCVTTVKHISNAIGVVAVGADGEDVFTPIMQAETAVPARRIVQIAAPKAGGDVLIKVVEGGTHIKVTKPEPKAKQPTENGDKDDEDDSDFDSDEEEEEKREKVWKIGKQLAEAAVKGVKKDGKVEVMINVAGDLAVTVTAREVGGKGGVRGNLTAA, translated from the exons ATGTCTGAGAGTAGGGGCGCCAAGCCCGGTCCTGAGCCGGCGGACCgggtcgtcatcggcatcacTTTTGGCAATTCCAACAGCTCCATCGCCTACACGGTCGACGACAAGGCTGAGGTGATTGCGAACGAGGACGGAG ACCGACAGATCCCGACCGTCTTGTCctacgtcgacggcgacgagtaCTACGGCACGCAAGCCAAGGCATTCCTCGTCCGCAACCCTACCAACACGATCGCCTACTTCCGTGACTTCCTGGGCAAGGA GTTCAAGTCGATTGATCCCACGCATTGCCACGCTGCGGCGCATCCTCAGGATACCAACGGCACGGTGTCCTTTTCCGTCCAGGACAAGGCCGGTGAGGAAAGCGCTTCGTCAGTCTCCATCAGCGAGGCCTCGACTCGGTATCTgcgacgcctcgtcggctcTGCCTCCGATTACCTGGGCAAGAAGGTCACTTCTGCCGTCATCAGCGTGCCGACCAACTTCAACGACAAGCAGCGCGAGGCTCTGATCAagggcgccaacgacgcaGACATTGAGGTTCTGCAGCTCATCTCTGACCCCGTCTCCGCGGTGCTGGCTTATGATGCACGCCCCGAGGCCAACATTCAGGACAAGATCGTTGTGGTTGCCGACCTGGGCGGCACTCGTTCGGATGTCGCCGTAGTCGCTTCAAGAGGCGGCATGTACACCATCTTGGCCACTGCCCACGACTACGAGTTCGCCGGCGTCCATCTCGACCAGGTTTTGATGGACCACTTCGCCAAGGAGTTCATGAAGAAGCACACCGCCGACCCCCGAGAGAACGCCAAGagcctggccaagctgcgccaggaggccgaggccaccaaAAAGTCCTTGAGCCTGGGTACCAACGCCCAGTTCAGCGTGGAGAGCCTCGCGGACGGCATCGACTTCTCCACTACGATCAACAGGATACGATATGAGATGGTCGGCCGCAAGGTCTTCGAGGGGTTCAATCGTCTGGTCGAGAGCGTCATCAAGAAGGCTGGCCTGGACGTCTTGGATGTTGACGAAGTCATCATGTGTGGTGGCACCTCCCACACCCCTCGCATCGCGAACAACTTCCGCGGCATCTTCCCTgagaccaccaccatccttGCCCCCGCCACAAGCCCGATTGCCATCAACCCCTCCGAACTGTTGGCCCGTGGCGCTGGTCTGCAGGCTTCGCTGATCCAAGAGTACGAGGCTGGCGATATCGAGCAGTCGACGCACCCATGCGTCACAACCGTCAAGCACATCTCCAACGCcattggcgtcgtcgccgttggtgctgacggcgaggacgtcttCACGCCCATCATGCAGGCCGAGACGGCCGTCCCTGCGCGTCGTATTGTCCAAATCGCTGCCCCCAAGGCCGGCGGTGACGTCTTGATCAAGGTTGTCGAGGGTGGCACGCACATCAAGGTCACGAAGCCCgagcccaaggccaagcagccGACCGAGaacggcgacaaggacgacgaggacgattcCGACTTTGATtcggacgaggaagaggaggagaagcgtGAAAAGGTCTGGAAGATTGgcaagcagctcgccgaggctgccgtcaagggcgtcaagaaggacggcaaggtcgaggtcATGATCAACGTGGCCGGCGACCTTGCCGTCACGGTCACGGCTCGGGAAGTGGGAGGCAAGGGTGGCGTTCGCGGCAACTTGACTGCTGCTTGA
- the RRP40 gene encoding exosome non-catalytic core subunit rrp40 (COG:J~EggNog:ENOG503P0K7~BUSCO:EOG09264XJC), protein MTSEPVFVLPGDEIDASLVPSHPKKPLRLGPGLRHVPPNDILPTLAGQLVTDRQKNAIRVETSGGRYVPRVGELVIGTVNKSAAEVYYVFLSDYTAPVLLPQLSFESATRKTRPMLAPGALVYARVSLANKHMDAEIECVSATTGKSEGLGPLNGGMLFDISLGMSRRLMMPETARDGKVVVLDEFAKLGFQFETATGRNGKFWVDSENVKTVIAVGRAICETDEKRLDVEDQKKLVKRLIKDLS, encoded by the exons ATGACCTCGGAACCGGTATTCGTTCTCCCAGGGGACGAAATAGATGCGTCACTTGTCCCGTCGCACCCGAAGAAGCCCCTCCGATTAGGGCCCGGCTTGCGCCATGTGCCTCCCAACGACATCCTCCcgacgctggctggccagctcGTGACGGACAGGCAAAAGAATGCGATTCGCGTCGAGACATCGGGCGGACGA TATGTCCCACGCGTTGGAgagctcgtcatcggcaccgTAAACAAGAGCGCCGCGGAAGTCTACTATGTATTCCTATCCGACTACACAGCCCCCGTTCTACTCCCACAACTATCCTTTGAATCCGCGACGAGGAAAACGCGCCCAATGCTAGCCCCCGGGGCCCTCGTCTACGCCCGCGTGAGCCTCGCCAACAAGCACATGGATGCCGAGATTGAATGCGTCTCTGCCACGACGGGCAAGTCGGAGGGCTTGGGTCCGCTAAACGGCGGCATGCTCTTTGACATTTCGCTCGGAATGTCGCGGAGGCTCATGATGCCGGAAACAGCCCGGGATggcaaggtggtggtgctggatGAATTCGCCAAGCTTGGTTTTCAATTCGAGACGGCCACGGGTCGGAATGGCAAATTTTGGGTCGACAGCGAGAATGTAAAGACCGTCATTGCGGTGGGCAGAGCCATCTGTGAGACGGATGAGAAGAGACTCGACGTGGAGGATCAGAAAAAATTAGTCAAGAGGTTAATAAAGGATCTCAGCTGA